A genomic stretch from Hemicordylus capensis ecotype Gifberg chromosome 5, rHemCap1.1.pri, whole genome shotgun sequence includes:
- the LOC128327456 gene encoding zinc finger MYM-type protein 6-like has protein sequence MSSKQNKQTSLFKFLNKRSRSPSKQDLSVENEDNASPSTSYSATISSDDHISAETSTHRDSSDSESESMNESVPPSKKARGAFIRKYNEDYLQYGFICSPGSEKAPRPQCVLCSTVLANEAMKPAKLLRHLQTRHKQFENKPKDFFVRKSKELSLQKQVLVRSAAVDHSLMKAAYLVAMRIAKSKKPHSIGETLIKPCLIDVCNELLGSSASKKMKDLSLSNDTISRRINELSSDIEEQVIGKVKLSKLFSLQLDESTDISNHAILLCYVRYIDYEAKDMSEELLCCCELPSHTTGAEIFKALNEYMEKSQLDWKNCVAVCTDGAASMLGKHSGVLAKIRAVASENMVHSHCLIHRQHLAAKKMSPDLHEVLAQAVKIINFIKCNALNSRLFTILCDEMGSEHNHLLLHAEVRWLSRGKVLTRLFELRKEIKMFLMQKKCDSSYITCLQNADWIAKVAYLSDIFNAINSLNLSLQGPLATIFTMGNKISAFKKKLELWIHRSEGGNYDMFETFSSLICSDEGLDFDHSSIKILIHDHLKSLQQQFEDYYPAGEDQRKGNLWVQDPFVTHSQNNLTIQEEEMLLEVSSDAGLQSAFQSMPIAQFWIKLKDEYEILHKKAMKILLPFSSTYLCEVGFSSMSLIKTKTRNRLEITNSLRLALTKIAPRIERLVKTRQDQCSH, from the coding sequence ATGAGTTCCAAACAGAACAAGCAGACAAGTCTGTTCAAGTTTTTGAATAAAAGATCAAGAAGTCCATCAAAACAAGATTTGTCTGTGGAAAATGAAGATAATGCTTCTCCAAGCACAAGCTATTCGGCTACCATCTCAAGTGATGACCACATTTCTGCAGAgacgagcacacacagagacagttctGATTCAGAATCGGAGTCAATGAATGAAAGTGTCCCTCCCAGCAAAAAAGCAAGAGGCGCGTTTATTCGTAAATACAATGAAGACTATCTCCAGTATGGCTTTATTTGCAGCCCTGGTTCTGAAAAGGCACCAAGACCTCAGTGTGTGCTATGTTCCACTGTATTAGCCAATGAAGCTATGAAGCCGGCAAAACTTCTTCGTCATTTACAAACAAGGCACAAACAATTTGAGAACAAACCAAAGGATTTTTTTGTAAGAAAAAGTAAAGAACTGTCACTTCAAAAGCAGGTATTAGTTCGATCAGCTGCTGTTGATCATTCATTGATGAAAGCTGCTTATCTGGTTGCAATGCGTATCGCAAAGTCCAAAAAACCTCACAGCATCGGTGAGACTTTGATAAAGCCGTGTCTGATCGACGTTTGCAATGAGCTTCTAGGATCTTCTGCGTCTAAGAAAATGAAAGATTTGTCTTTATCGAATGACACAATAAGCAGGAGAATTAATGAACTTTCATCTGATATTGAAGAGCAAGTCATTGGAAAAGTCAAATTGTCAAAGTTATTTTCATTGCAGCTGGATGAATCAACTGACATTTCTAACCATGCCATATTACTATGCTATGTGCGTTACATTGACTATGAAGCCAAAGATATGTCGGAAGAattgttatgttgctgtgaaTTACCATCACACACAACGGGAGCTGAAATATTCAAAGCATTGAATGAATACATGGAAAAATCTCAACTTGACTGGAAAAACTGTGTTGCTGTATGCACGGATGGTGCTGCAAGTATGCTGGGCAAACATTCTGGTGTTTTGGCAAAGATTAGGGCAGTCGCTTCTGAAAACATGGTTCACAGTCACTGTTTGATTCATCGCCAGCACTTAGCGGCAAAGAAAATGTCACCAGATTTGCATGAAGTATTGGCGCAGGCGGTTAAAATCATCAATTTCATCAAGTGTAACGCTTTGAATTCAAGGTTGTTCACAATTTTGTGTGATGAGATGGGGTCTGAGCATAATCATTTATTACTGCATGCAGAAGTACGCTGGCTATCTCGAGGAAAAGTTCTGACAAGGTTGTTTGAATTAAGGAAAGAAATCAAAATGTTCTTGATGCAAAAAAAATGCGATAGCAGTTACATCACATGCCTGCAAAATGCTGACTGGATTGCAAAAGTTGCATACTTGTCTGATATTTTCAATGCGATAAATTCTCTTAATTTAAGCTTACAAGGCCCACTGGCAACAATTTTTACTATGGGCAATAAAAttagtgcatttaaaaaaaagttggaaTTGTGGATACATCGGTCTGAAGGAGGAAACTATGACATGTTTGAGACATTTTCCTCTCTAATTTGTTCTGATGAAGGTCTCGACTTTGACCATAGCAGCATCAAGATTTTGATACATGATCACCTCAAATCATTACAGCAACAGTTTGAGGACTACTATCCAGCAGGCGAAGATCAGCGAAAGGGAAATCTATGGGTGCAAGATCCATTTGTGACACACAGCCAAAATAATTTGACCattcaagaagaagaaatgttgctGGAGGTGTCATCAGATGCTGGTCTCCAATCTGCCTTTCAATCAATGCCCATAGCACAGTTTTGGATAAAACTCAAGGATGAGTATGAGATTCTCCACAAAAAGGCAATGAAAATTCTTCTTCCATTTTCATCAACATATTTATGTGAGGTTGGATTTTCAAGTATGAGTCTTATCAAAACCAAAACACGCAACAGACTTGAAATTACTAATTCTTTACGCTTGGCCCTAACGAAGATTGCACCACGGATAGAGCGGCTGGTGAAAACTAGACAAGACCAATGTTCACATTAA